The Microplitis demolitor isolate Queensland-Clemson2020A chromosome 8, iyMicDemo2.1a, whole genome shotgun sequence genome has a segment encoding these proteins:
- the LOC103573929 gene encoding NACHT and WD repeat domain-containing protein 2, whose product MDEKVIDSIFSGSLKSLPPVSSKIVRIFTSSTFTDTTMERNTLMAQCYPKLKDYCREKHGLEFQVVDMRWGVRDEATDDHMTTELCMREIENCQRLSMGPNFVVFLGQKYGYRPIPTYVLSSELDMIKADLESQGTDVEVFETWYKKDSNAVPPTSILQPISSILKNFNNKRIPKLQQEDQAAWWDTMVKMQKLFRKGAQSLYNSGKFDKDTMHNYFMSVTEREVINGILNVKNTKNHCLAYVRYINNINLQNLRKAGLFIDILNRSLDNEASKLLADLRDERLPNKIESCNLQRYTVEWIGREGLDPETHSEYLQHFITHFYRNMIKLVDRAMRKEDSSAQGQIITELLQHLHACNNSVRVFYGREDSLEKIKDYMLGESDKPLVLYGEGGCGKTSLLAKAAGLSSTVWLMGKKSINIIRYLGTTPDSSALTPTLISICQQISYNFMLPFDEIPDDLVPLTAHFKHLLTFASTNQPILLFLDSVDQLTGMQGNKLSWLPTRLPHYCKMILSCASEESNPIISRDYHLLRRMIDTEESFIEVTALGEELAMDVIKMWMKKAHRDLNNYQWRLVANAISNCSLPIFVKLVFAEICRWRSYTKPADTHLANTVMDSIMMLFERIEKQHGKILVFHALAYITAAKSGLSESELEDLISLDDKVLDDVYQYHLPPVRRIPPLLWTRIRNDLPNYLSEREADGVSVLNWYHRQFRDAAKERYFKNMNMAMYFHSMIADYYLGIWGGGIPKPFKYTEIQRHRFNLQDKEGVADRKVPEQPLAFYSKEGKLSRYNLRKFGELPYHLVRARRFKDLFENVLFNYEWLHAKLSSCPLQSVLSDFEDACNNIEDQNLVRELMLVADALRLGGAILGNHPNMLAPQLVGRLLPEIENNNNVRMLLRACDNDGIKDCSLMPLYHCLHTPGGPLKYSLEGHQFAVFGFCLTSDYRYVVSISNRFITWDLSTSDMTRDVNPGIEGVMQQLVLSPDNRYAAAFTSNNQIVILNTLTSEFVIVNNPLVNDESDDNAVCGVYLMNQYAFIYGTHEWCRFDLRGNLLSRHTTTTPQIDYNKWKILLVEYTDLTDYRIVFWSGKLDEPSMLIFYNNEKNNGNNNCDNHQQHFESDKNESEVIANPLEFHSAMVLTKDKKTFYACTTKDDYRVTKYTIEITDNSCSCCWKRQYDLPRAYNDNTEYILQLKIDRDEETLLATTGNGFIVWWLSLISSDMDDKTCATKHNPAVLTLPHGIRNISTRMLCSNSVMVSGSSGDSNIENGSSERNYAVAGVRKNLYVWSLKTCELLKTLDAHFARIIQLEALTIGNWNCVITSSIDRTVKVWNIDNIFEQVHVIDRHELQIDSICLAENCNLAVTVTRSCVGVWNIQSGKLVSKLADSPLGAIVTHAAITHDGKYIISIESGNVLVWNRVTEQVLYKKEQLDVRQLSLIQQQTLDSNSGIKFIAISRPNNPVGIECMKTTATLIMRSIPDGTILFTFEYPVRCHTGTPFRKVATTSDGANFIVPAAEKSTRDCILVYNANVGTLINRIPIKLPGFKDINNVVPMPNKAQFIGIIGSDKGIIMDINKKKVIRSIPRWSGNISKDGKYTLYAPSRGGLELVELKKGTTVKTYIPKVAEGVFTVISMFNRTDEYVFYYHSGRKTIRVFRSSDCEMIANYRVPAELSAVDSTYDGKSIVLGTVDGCLSVLAIADPQKSDMKHYLGELPSRDEKWKSKMEKQKMTIKFKAATRIARITYDLQNRIARKNSSNLEEEEDNSDDEETRKNGPRD is encoded by the exons atggatgaaaaagttatagattcaattttttctggTTCACTTAAAAGTTTACCGCCTGTGAGTTCTAAAATAGTACGTATTTTTACGAGCTCTACATTTACAG ATACAACAATGGAGAGAAATACATTGATGGCTCAATGTTATCCtaaattaaaagattattGCCGTGAAAAACATGGACTTGAATTTCAG GTAGTTGATATGAGATGGGGTGTCCGTGATGAAGCAACTGATGACCACATGACCACAGAACTCTGTATGagagaaattgaaaattgccAACGGCTTTCAATGGGCCCAAACTTTGTT GTTTTTTTAGGACAAAAGTATGGGTATCGTCCGATTCCAACATACGTTTTGAGTTCAGAATTAGATATGATAAAAGCTGATTTGGAAAGTCAAGGTACGGATGTCGAAGTTTTTGAAACGTGGTACAAGAAAGATAGTAATGCAGTACCGCCTACTAGTATTTTGCAACCTATTTCTTcgattcttaaaaattttaataataaa agaattCCAAAACTTCAGCAAGAAGATCAAGCAGCATGGTGGGATACGATGGTCAAAATGCAAAAGTTATTTCGAAAAGGTGCTCAATCGCTTTATAACTCAGGAAAATTTGATAAAGATACaatgcataattattttatgtctg TTACTGAAAGAGAAGTAATCAACggaattttaaatgttaaaaatactaaaaatcaTTGTTTGGCCTACGTTCgttatataaacaatataaatttacaaaatttgcgTAAAGCAGGtctttttattgatatattaaaCAGAAGCTTAGATAATGAAGCATCAAAATTACTCGCTGATTTGCGAGATGAAAGGCTACCAAATAAAATCGAGAGTTGTAATTTGCAGAG ATACACGGTAGAGTGGATCGGTCGAGAAGGATTAGATCCCGAAACTCATTCAGAGTATCTTCAACATTTTATTACTCACTTTTATCGGAACATGATTAAACTCGTAGATCGAGCAATGAGAAAAGAAGATAGCTCTGCACAAGGACAAATAATAACAGAACTATTGCAGCATTTACATGCTTGTAATAATTCCGTTAGAGTGTTTTACGGCCGAGAAGAttcacttgaaaaaataaaagattacaTGTTAGGAGAAAGTGATAAGCCTTTAGTACTTTATGGTGAAGGAGGTTGTGGAAAGACTTCATTGTTAGCAAAAGCAGCAGGGTTGAGCAGTACTGTTTGGCTTATGGGTAAAAAATCTATCAATATCATCAGATATTTAGGCACTACTCCTGATAGTAGTGCTCTTACTCCAACTCTTATTTCAATTTGTCAACAG atatcatataattttatgctACCTTTTGATGAAATACCTGATGATCTGGTTCCACTGACCGCACACTTTAAGCATTTATTGACTTTTGCTTCAACCAATCAACCGATACTTTTATTTCTTGACAGTGTAGATCAATTGACAGGAATGCAGGGAAATAAATTATCGTGGCTTCCCACTCGGTTACCTCATTATTGCAAG ATGATTCTTTCATGTGCATCAGAGGAATCAAATCCAATAATTTCACGAGATTATCATCTTTTACGTCGCATGATAGATACTgaagaaagttttattgaaGTTACTGCACTTGGCGAAGAATTAGCAATGGATGTTATTaa aatgtGGATGAAAAAAGCTCATAGAGACTTAAATAACTACCAATGGCGACTTGTGGCAAATGCAATTTCAAATTGTTCTTTGCCGATATTTGTAAAACTTGTATTTGCTGAAATATGCCGATGGCGTAGTTACACTAAACCGGCGGATACTCATCTAGCAAATACTGTAATGGACAGTATTATGATGCTGTTTGAGAGAATTGAAAAACagcatggaaaaattttagtttttcatgCTTTAGCATACATTACAGCCGCAAAATCTGGTTTATCTGAATCAGAATTAGaagatttaatttcacttgatGATAAAGTACTTGATGATGTTTATCAGTATCATCTACCACCAGTACGTAGAATACCACCACTTTTATGGACACGTATACGTAATGATTTACCGAACTATCTAAGTGAACGTGAAGCTGATGGTGTAAGTGTATTAAATTGGTATCACAGACAATTCCGTGATGCTGCAAAagaaagatattttaaaaatatgaatatggCTATGTATTTTCATTCAATGATTGCTGATTATTATCTTGGAATTTGGGGTGGTGGTATACCAAAACCTTTTAAGTATACAGAAATTCAACGTCATCGATTTAATTTACAAGACAAAGAGGGTGTAGCTGATAGAAAAGTACCAGAACAACCATTAgctttttattcaaaagaaGGAAAATTATCACGTTACAATTTACGTAAATTTGGTGAATTGCCATATCATCTTGTTCGTGCGAGACgttttaaagatttatttgaaaatgttttatttaattatgaatggTTGCATGCTAAACTTAGTTCTTGTCCTCTTCAATCAGTACTGTCAGATTTTGAAGATGCTTGTAATAATATAGAAGATCAAAATTTAGTGAG GGAATTGATGCTCGTAGCAGATGCATTGCGATTAGGAGGAGCTATTTTGGGTAATCATCCCAATATGCTAGCACCTCAATTAGTAGGTAGATTACTTccagaaatagaaaataataataatgtacgCATGTTATTACGTGCCTGTGATAATGACGGTATAAAAGATTGTTCTCTTATGCCTCTTTATCACTGCCTCCATACACCTGGTGGTCCCCTAaaa tatTCTCTGGAAGGTCATCAATTTGCCGTATTCGGATTTTGTCTAACGTCCGATTATCGTTACGTGGTATCAATATCAAATAGATTTATAACATGGGATTTAAGTACAAGTGATATGACTCGAGATGTAAATCCAGGTATTGAAGGAGTAATGCAACAGCTTGTTCTTAGTCCAGATAATCGATACGCTGCAGCTTTTACAAGTAACAatcaaattgttattttaaacacACTCACTAGTGAATTTGTTATTGTAAATAACCCACTGGTAAATGATGAAAGTGATGATAATGCAGTATGTGgagtttatttaatgaatcagTATGCTTTTATTTATGGTACACATGAATGGTGTAGATTTGATTTACGTGGAAATTTACTTTCAAGACACACTACTACTACACCACAAATAGACTataataaatggaaaattttac TTGTTGAGTACACCGACTTGACGGATTATAGGATTGTATTTTGGTCCGGCAAGTTAGATGAACCATCaatgctaattttttataataatgagaAAAACAATGGCAATAATAACTGTGATAATCATCAACAGCATTTTGAATCCGATAAAAATGAATCTGAAGTGATTGCGAATCCTCTTGAATTTCACAGTGCGATGGTATTAACAAAagacaaaaaaacattttatgcATGTACTACGAAAGATGATTATCGTGTAACTAAATACACTATCGAAATTACCGATAATTCATGCAGTTGCTGTTGGAAACGACAGTATGATTTACCACGAGCTTATAACGATAATACAGAATATatattgcaattaaaaattgaccGAGATGAAGAAACATTATTGGCAACTACCGGTAATGGTTTTATTGTTTGGTGGCTGTCATTAATATCATCTGACATGGATGATAAAACTTGTGCAACAAAACATAATCCTGCTGTACTTACATTACCTCATGGTATCAGAAATATTAGTACTCGAATGCTTTGTTCAAATTCTGTAATGGTAAGTGGTAGCAGTGGTGATAGTAATATTGAAAATGGTAGTAGTGAGAGAAATTATGCAGTTGCTGGTGTAAGAAAAAATCTTTATGTTTGGAGTTTAAAAACATGTGAACTTTTGAAAACACTTGATGCTCATTTTGCACGAATAATTCAACTAGAGGCTTTAACTATTGGGAATTGGAATTGTGTTATAACTTCTAGTATTGATAGAACTGTTAAAGTTTggaatattgataatatttttgaacaagTTCACGTTATTGATAGACACGAATTACAAATTGATTCAATATGTTTAGcagaaaattgtaatttagcTGTAACTGTAACACGAAGTTGTGTTGGTGTATGGAATATACAATCAGGTAAATTAGTATCTAAATTAGCAGACAGTCCACTTGGTGCAATTGTTACTCACGCTGCAATAACACACGAtggaaaatatattatatctatTGAATCGGGTAATGTACTTGTGTGGAATAGAGTTACTGAACAAGttctatataaaaaagaaCAATTAGATGTTCGTCAACTATCATTAATTCAACAACAAACGTTAGATTCCAATAgtggtattaaatttattgctatTTCTAGACCTAATAATCCAGTTGGTATTGAATGTATGAAAACTACTGCAACGCTTATTATGCGAAGTATTCCAG ATggaactattttatttacttttgagTATCCTGTTCGGTGTCATACTGGAACACCTTTTCGAAAAGTAGCAACAACATCAGATGgtgcaaattttattgtaccAGCTGCTGAAAAATCAACAAGAGATTGTATATTAGTTTATAATGCAAATGTAGgaactttaataaatagaattcCTATTAAATTACCAGGTTTTAAGGATATTAATAATGTTGTACCAATGCCAAATAAAGCACAATTTATTGGTATTATTGGTTCTGACAAAGgtataattatggatataaataaaaaaaaagttattcgatcTATTCCACGATGGAGTGGTAACATTAGTAAAGATGGAAAGTATACTCTTTATGCTCCTAGCAg AGGTGGTTTGGAGCTTGTTGAGTTAAAAAAAGGAACAACAGTTAAAACATATATACCAAAAGTAGCCGAAGGTGTTTTTACAGTAATATCAATGTTCAATAGAACAGATGAATATGTATTCTACTATCATAGTGGTAGAAAAACAATTAGAGTCTTCCG aTCATCTGATTGTGAAATGATTGCCAATTATCGTGTGCCAGCTGAATTAAGCGCCGTTGATAGTACGTATGATGGCAAAAGTATTGTATTGGGTACAGTAGATGGATGTTTATCTGTTTTGGCTATTGCTGATCCACAAAAATCCGATATGAAACATTATCTCGGAGAATTGCCATCTAGAGATGAAAAG tgGAAGTCAAAaatggaaaaacaaaaaatgactataaaatttaaagcagCGACGAGAATCGCAAGAATTACATATGATTTACAAAATCGTATAGCGCGAAAAAATAGTAGTAATTTAGAAGAGGAAGAAGATAATTCTGATGATGaagaaacaagaaaaaatggTCCCAGAGATTGa
- the LOC128668480 gene encoding putative ankyrin repeat protein RF_0381, translating into MDKFNSNNYSIVSALRKGNLEKVEELINSIDFYNPSLSLSGYFLLCHAINSQHEAIIKLLINKNVMVNCSCNYKKLHNTPLHLAILYDNYDLIEILLAKKVNIDIKNQCGKTPLELAIMKRNMEIIELILNNTIEVNISNNDYTMLLYYTINGGFIKIAIQLLSKCFNNVIEKVFGYNDLLYSAIDKRYYQIVKILVDRGVDINSTYSSSWLISHQTPLHHACKNGDYIMVQLLLNKGADVDIKDEFNKTPLHVAVQEGHVHTVVTLLNHGADVNSFFYTFDDNYYTALLLACEKGNEEIAKLLLNRGADVNIENKFGLTAFSLAVRNGHNFLKISYELL; encoded by the exons atggataaatttaatagtaataattatagtattgTTTCGGCTTTACGAAAAGGTAATTTGGAGAAAGTAGAAGAGCTTATTAATtccattgatttttataatccaTCATTATCGTTATCTGGATATTTCTTACTTTGTCATGCCATCAACAGTCAACATGAagctataataaaattattgataaacaaAAACGTTATGGTTAATTGCAGttgcaattataaaaaacttcaCAACACTCCACTTCATTTAGCTATTTTATATGATAACTAcgatttaattgaaattcttttggctaaaaaagtaaatattgatATCAAGAATCAATGTGGTAAAACACCCCTTGAATTGGCTATTATGAAAAGAAACATGGAAATAATcgaattaattcttaataatacCATCGAGGTAAATATCAGTAATAATGATTACACCATGTTACtatattatacaataaatggaggatttattaaaatagcCATACAACTTTTAtctaaatgttttaataatgTGATTGAAAAAGTATTTGGTTACAATGATCTATTGTACTCAGCAATCGATAAAAGATACTACCAAATTGTAAAGATTCTTGTCGATCGAGGAGTAGACATTAATTCAACGTATTCGTCTAGTTGGTTAATCAGTCATCAAACGCCATTACATCATGCTTGTAAAAATGGTGATTACATAATggttcaattattattaaataaaggtGCTGATGTCGATATAAAagatgaatttaataaaactccTCTTCATGTCGCTGTCCAAGAAGGACATGTACATACCGTCGTTACTCTTCTGAATCATGGAGCTGATGTTAATTCTTTCTTTTACAcatttgatgataattattacacgGCATTGCTATTAGCTTGTGAAAAGGGTAATGAAGAAATAGCAAAGTTACTGTTAAATAGAGGAGCGGAtgttaatattgaaaataaatttggtttAACTGCATTTTCTCTCGCTGTACGAAATGGGCACA attttttaaagataagtTATGAGCTTTTGTAA
- the LOC103573960 gene encoding putative ankyrin repeat protein RF_0381, producing MSGYDPSGYSLISAIRLGEIERVREIINSVGLSNPPSWPYWYILLRDTIKKNKVEIAKLLLSKDIIVSYKCPKQQWSFSPLHFAIENGNEELVKLLLEKGVNIITENRFGDTPLHTAVKHGKSKISEMLLEKKAPINVRNNSYLTPLHIASKEGHLNIVEQLLNKGADVNIIGMNDETPIHLAIDNGHTAIVKQLLNHSADVNAVYTYITDPDLEIFTSGFTPLHLACEQGNEDVVKMLLNKGAKINVKDGDHSLPIFYATQSGHINLIKAILEHQIFTDYASSVDNMLREAVKNGDLITVHYTLKHYTEFSKLVNPKTNYFNFLNNNPSDLVDELGQSLLHLSAQFGNFEIMEAILDFGADIDIKDKVGRTPLHIACQERFGPVIGILLRYGPDLNVRCDEGYLPQDYLFSSKLYSQRFNRHINYDNDPDCLVGNPKDLIKLFVEHIIKLKTAKIFVSDINLQLVKNNSRFKKIENEFN from the coding sequence ATGTCAGGATATGATCCATCTGGTTATAGTCTAATTTCTGCAATTCGTCTGGGTGAAATCGAACGAGTAAGAGAAATAATCAACTCCGTTGGCTTGTCTAATCCACCATCATGGCCTTATTGGTATATTTTACTTCGtgatactataaaaaaaaataaagttgaaattGCTAAATTGTTACTATCAAAAGATATAATAGTAAGCTATAAATGCCCCAAACAACAGTGGTCATTTTCACCACTACATTTTGCTATTGAAAATGGGAATGAAGAACTAGTTAAATTACTTCTTGAAAAAggagtaaatattattactgaaAATCGATTCGGTGATACTCCACTTCATACAGCAGTCAAACAtggtaaaagtaaaatatcgGAAAtgcttttagaaaaaaaagctcCTATTAATGTTAGAAATAACAGTTATTTAACTCCACTTCATATTGCATCAAAAGAAGGACATTTGAATATTGTTGaacaacttttaaataaaggAGCTGACGTAAATATTATTGGAATGAATGACGAAACTCCTATTCATCTAGCCATTGATAATGGACACACTGCTATTGTAAAACAGCTATTAAACCATTCAGCTGATGTAAATGctgtatatacttatattacAGATCCTGATTTAGAAATATTCACAAGCGGTTTTACACCTTTGCATCTAGCATGTGAACAAGGCAATGAAGATGTTGTTAAAATGCTTTTGAATAAAGGTGCTAAGATTAACGTTAAAGATGGCGATCATTCTTTACCAATTTTTTATGCTACTCAATCAGGGCATATCAACTTGATTAAAGCAATACTAGAGCATCAGATTTTTACTGACTATGCATCGAGTGTTGATAATATGTTACGCGAGGCTGTTAAAAATGGAGACTTGATTACAGTTCATTATACTTTAAAACATTACACAGAGTTTAGTAAACTTGTAAATcctaaaactaattattttaattttttaaacaataatccGTCTGATTTGGTTGATGAATTAGGTCAATCTTTACTTCACCTTTCCGCACAATTtggtaattttgaaattatggaAGCTATATTAGATTTTGGTGCAGATATTGACATCAAAGACAAAGTTGGGAGGACTCCACTTCACATTGCTTGCCAAGAAAGATTTGGTCCTGTTATTGGAATATTGTTACGTTATGGCCCAGATTTGAATGTAAGGTGCGACGAAGGATATTTACCACAAGATTATTTGTTTAGTTCGAAGCTTTACAGTCAACGATTCAATCGtcatattaattatgacaatGATCCTGATTGTCTCGTTGGTAACCCTAAAGaccttattaaattatttgtagaacatataattaaattaaaaactgctaaaatttttgtaagtgacataaatttacaattagttaaaaacaattccaggtttaaaaaaatcgaaaatgaatttaat
- the LOC103573930 gene encoding GPI mannosyltransferase 3 — protein sequence MQLNFGRSIELSVLGFFIFIKLLSIYLVRTFYVADEYWQSLEVAHHKVFGYGYLTWEWDYNIRSYIYPFIISNIYKVLAIIKLDYPSMIIYSPRVFQAILSGYAEYRFYLWHKNDATMLYLFMNPFWIYCASRTLTNTMETCLTMITLSVFPWDNERKYGSQYLWLVGFMCFIRPTAAIMWAPLCLYHIYTSNKTILQLIRDYVLIGLCTFTIATAIDSYYYGKFVITPWEFFKINVLTEVASHYGVEPSYWYLLNALPVFLLVKIFILPISIYQIIKTQKINSKPVITLGIVLWTITIYSMLPHKEHRFILPLLPLLIYICTCFEYPKSVSITMKKVVNVIMYLMNLSVLIYIAMIHQYASLQIMSYLGDEISNSTANVDVMFLTPCHSTPFYSHVHENIPMEFLTCEPNLNNQENYQDQADIFFSNPMDWIENRYSNSSLPKLLVMYDNLVPQIGKFLDDNYRLVVELFDTYHPSPNRGNFLFLYKLK from the coding sequence atgCAGTTAAACTTTGGAAGATCGATTGAACTTTCTGTTCTgggttttttcatttttataaaattactttctaTTTATCTTGTGAGAACTTTTTACGTCGCTGACGAATATTGGCAGTCTTTGGAAGTTGCTCATCATAAAGTATTTGGATATGGTTATCTCACGTGGGAATGGGACTACAATATTCGCAGCTACATATATCCATTCATCATCTCCAACATCTACAAAGTGCTTGCCATCATAAAATTGGACTATCCGTCAATGATAATCTATTCACCGAGAGTATTTCAAGCTATTTTGAGTGGATATGCTGAATACCGATTTTACTTATGGCATAAGAATGATGCTACAATGTTATATCTATTTATGAATCCATTCTGGATTTATTGTGCTTCCAGGACACTTACCAATACCATGGAAACTTGTTTGACGATGATAACTTTATCAGTATTCCCGTGGGACAATGAACGGAAATATGGATCACAGTATCTCTGGTTAGTTGGATTCATGTGTTTCATCAGACCTACAGCAGCTATTATGTGGGCTCCTTTGTGCTTATATCATATCTACACCAGCAACAAGACCATTTTACAGCTCATAAGAGATTATGTACTCATCGGATTGTGTACTTTTACCATTGCAACTGCAATAGACAGCTACTACTATGGCAAATTTGTGATAACTCCgtgggaatttttcaaaattaatgtcTTGACCGAAGTCGCCAGTCACTACGGAGTGGAACCCAGTTATtggtatttattaaatgcaTTGCCAGTCTTTTTActcgttaaaatatttattttacctaTTTCAATATACCAAATTATTAAGACTCAAAAGATAAATTCAAAGCCCGTAATAACTCTAGGAATTGTCTTATGGACAATCACAATATATTCAATGTTACCGCATAAAGAGCACCGTTTTATTTTACCATTGTTACCATTGTTAATCTACATATGCACATGTTTCGAATATCCAAAGAGTGTTAGCATAACAATGAAGAAAGTTGTTAATGTAATTATGTACCTCATGAATTTAAGTGTGCTAATTTATATTGCTATGATTCATCAATATGCATCGTTACAAATTATGAGTTATTTGGGAGATGAAATAAGTAACAGTACAGCAAATGTCGACGTGATGTTTTTAACTCCTTGTCATTCAACGCCATTCTACAGTCATGTTCATGAGAACATTCCAATGGAATTTTTAACATGTGAGCcaaatttgaataatcaagaaaattatcaagacCAAGCTGATATATTCTTCAGTAACCCCATGGATTGGATTGAAAATCGTTATTCAAACTCGTCGTTACCTAAATTATTGGTAATGTATGATAATCTGGTTCCtcaaattggaaaatttttggatGATAATTACCGTCTTGTCgttgaattatttgatacGTACCACCCTTCACCTAATCGTGgtaatttcctttttttgtataaactaaagtga